One Sulfolobus sp. S-194 DNA segment encodes these proteins:
- a CDS encoding class I SAM-dependent methyltransferase family protein, translating into MIKDLVKELGLWKRVEIIGDIAVVGIPFDKTPEDVRPFADELLRKLPYIKAVWGRYRDTHGDYRLSTLVHLAGEKRSETIYKEHGCKYFLDITKVFFSSKLSYEHLRIAKEVKSGEIIINMFAGYGPFSILSYIIGKPKIIYSIDINPFAYYYMIVNIDLNKAYGVIPIYGDAFEKINYLPLADRIISPLPEKAEEAFKVAWDHVKSGGVVHLFTEVEGEDPLNRVKDIYPNVIFARIVRSVKPKVYHVVVDIKK; encoded by the coding sequence TTGATAAAAGACTTGGTGAAAGAATTAGGTCTCTGGAAAAGAGTAGAGATAATAGGTGATATAGCAGTAGTAGGAATACCTTTTGATAAAACCCCAGAAGATGTTAGGCCATTTGCTGATGAATTACTTAGGAAGCTTCCATATATTAAGGCAGTTTGGGGAAGATATAGGGATACACATGGTGATTATAGATTATCTACGTTAGTTCATTTAGCTGGTGAAAAAAGGAGTGAGACTATATATAAAGAACATGGTTGTAAGTATTTTTTAGATATAACAAAGGTCTTTTTCTCTTCTAAATTGTCATATGAGCACCTAAGGATTGCTAAGGAAGTAAAAAGTGGTGAGATAATTATAAATATGTTTGCCGGATACGGGCCTTTTTCTATCCTATCTTATATCATAGGAAAACCAAAGATTATCTATTCTATAGATATTAATCCTTTTGCATATTATTATATGATAGTTAATATTGATCTTAATAAAGCATATGGTGTTATCCCAATATATGGTGACGCTTTCGAAAAAATAAATTATTTACCATTAGCTGATAGGATAATTTCTCCCTTGCCAGAGAAAGCTGAAGAAGCATTTAAAGTAGCGTGGGATCATGTGAAAAGTGGTGGAGTAGTTCATTTATTTACTGAAGTAGAAGGCGAAGATCCTTTAAACAGGGTAAAAGATATTTATCCAAACGTGATTTTTGCGAGGATTGTGAGAAGTGTAAAACCAAAAGTTTATCATGTAGTTGTAGATATAAAAAAATAA
- a CDS encoding glutamine synthetase family protein, with translation MLRDEVLEVLKSGRVDYVRVVFADVLGNSRGRSLRRIEFEKSLNKGIEYSEALLYLDYKDTPIKQRYGDIFAVPDISTFVLIPYLERTARVLSFLTTQDNSPHPLCTRSLLTRSIDKLAELGYNIKVAFEPTFYLINFKDGKPVPADEARAFSSEGLMEQQNFLRDLIKYLESVNIQVQYINKHYAPGQYEITFSMGEALEESDSLITAREIIRDTARLYHLYSTFMPKPFKEYPSSSMDIYIKLVDTQNKSVGVDISDPRGLGLSKILYSFLAGILEHISSILAIAAPTINSYKRYREVVTPNVAGIGNERHFIIRIPSTYRDLGVFEFRLADPLANPYLLLSSMIFAGIDGIEKGLDVDVNYEVSTLPTNLKEALYKLDSDTKLKYYLGKELIDTFIELKKKEIEDYEKEITEWEINSYLKSGW, from the coding sequence TTGCTTAGAGATGAAGTCCTCGAAGTTCTAAAAAGTGGAAGGGTAGATTACGTTAGAGTAGTATTTGCTGACGTTTTAGGAAATAGTAGAGGAAGGTCTTTGAGAAGGATTGAGTTTGAGAAATCGTTAAATAAAGGCATAGAATACTCAGAAGCCCTCCTTTATCTCGACTATAAAGATACTCCAATAAAGCAAAGATATGGCGATATTTTTGCAGTTCCAGATATAAGTACGTTCGTATTAATACCATATCTAGAGAGAACGGCTAGAGTATTATCTTTCTTAACTACGCAAGACAATTCTCCTCATCCCTTATGCACAAGATCGTTATTAACAAGGTCAATTGACAAACTTGCTGAACTTGGTTATAATATTAAAGTTGCTTTTGAACCTACTTTCTATCTAATAAATTTTAAAGATGGAAAACCAGTTCCAGCAGATGAAGCGAGAGCGTTCTCATCTGAAGGACTTATGGAACAACAGAATTTTCTAAGAGACCTTATTAAATATTTAGAAAGCGTAAATATTCAAGTTCAATATATAAATAAGCATTATGCACCAGGGCAATACGAAATAACTTTCAGTATGGGTGAGGCATTAGAAGAATCAGATTCCTTAATTACAGCTAGAGAAATTATTAGAGATACTGCGAGACTATACCATTTATATTCGACATTCATGCCAAAACCATTTAAAGAGTATCCAAGCAGTAGCATGGATATTTACATAAAACTGGTTGATACACAAAATAAGTCTGTGGGTGTTGATATTTCAGATCCTAGAGGATTGGGATTAAGCAAGATACTATATTCTTTTTTAGCGGGTATATTAGAACATATTTCCTCGATACTTGCTATAGCTGCTCCAACCATAAATTCTTATAAGAGATATAGAGAAGTAGTTACGCCTAACGTTGCTGGTATAGGGAATGAAAGACATTTTATAATCAGAATACCATCTACATATAGAGATCTAGGTGTTTTCGAATTTAGATTAGCTGATCCTTTAGCTAATCCATACTTATTGCTTTCATCAATGATATTTGCTGGGATTGACGGAATAGAGAAAGGACTTGATGTTGATGTTAACTATGAAGTTAGCACTCTTCCGACAAATCTTAAGGAGGCTTTATATAAGCTCGATAGTGATACTAAATTAAAATATTATCTTGGAAAAGAATTAATAGACACTTTCATCGAATTGAAGAAGAAAGAAATTGAAGATTATGAAAAAGAAATAACGGAGTGGGAAATTAATTCTTATCTCAAGTCTGGATGGTAA
- a CDS encoding alcohol dehydrogenase catalytic domain-containing protein — protein sequence MKAAVFREIGKPLSIEDVPLPRLESNKEVLLKVRATGVCHGDLHLIMGDWQYEIPVNTPIILGHEIVGEVVEGGTKFQKGDLVMVYNAFGCKECKHCKAGYYQFCERVKVLGVHLNGGFAEYVKVPDEDFLMRVEGNPIQLAPLADAGVTAYSATRGIKEGDKVLVVGTGAVALLAIQILKSLKAEVSVVSRNPTRLAKAEELGADHVYYRKKTYPSLYTSIVGKKFDYIIDFVGSNETLDEVAWLLDRRGELRIVGEFGGQISLPEQLLVLRGLKLQGVLYGTMDDMKGVINLYNSGKLKTLAVPYYLDEINDALNDLMQERILGRAVIIPS from the coding sequence ATGAAAGCTGCTGTCTTTAGGGAAATAGGTAAACCATTAAGCATAGAAGATGTTCCATTACCTCGTTTAGAGTCTAATAAGGAAGTATTATTAAAGGTTAGAGCTACTGGTGTTTGCCATGGAGACTTGCATCTAATAATGGGGGATTGGCAATATGAAATACCAGTCAACACCCCTATTATTTTAGGTCATGAAATAGTAGGTGAAGTAGTTGAAGGAGGAACAAAATTCCAAAAAGGGGATTTAGTTATGGTATATAATGCTTTTGGTTGTAAAGAATGCAAGCACTGCAAGGCTGGGTATTATCAATTTTGTGAAAGAGTAAAAGTATTGGGAGTTCATTTAAACGGTGGATTTGCAGAATATGTAAAAGTACCTGATGAAGATTTCCTTATGAGAGTTGAAGGTAACCCGATTCAATTAGCCCCTTTGGCAGATGCTGGAGTAACAGCATATAGTGCAACAAGAGGTATAAAAGAAGGTGATAAAGTTTTAGTTGTTGGGACTGGAGCTGTTGCACTTTTAGCAATACAAATTTTAAAAAGTCTTAAAGCTGAGGTAAGTGTAGTTAGTCGTAATCCAACAAGGTTGGCTAAAGCTGAAGAGCTTGGAGCTGATCATGTATATTATAGGAAGAAAACTTATCCCTCATTATATACTTCTATAGTAGGAAAAAAATTTGATTATATTATAGATTTTGTTGGATCTAACGAAACTCTTGATGAAGTAGCGTGGCTTTTAGATAGAAGAGGTGAACTTAGAATAGTAGGCGAATTTGGAGGACAAATATCCCTCCCAGAACAATTACTAGTATTAAGAGGACTTAAACTTCAAGGAGTTCTTTATGGTACTATGGATGATATGAAAGGAGTAATTAATCTTTATAATTCTGGTAAGTTAAAAACTCTTGCAGTACCTTATTATTTAGATGAAATAAATGATGCCTTAAACGATTTAATGCAAGAGAGAATTTTGGGAAGGGCTGTTATAATTCCTTCTTAG
- the rtcA gene encoding RNA 3'-terminal phosphate cyclase has translation MIEINGSFGEGGGQILRTSLTLSAVTKKPFRIYKIRANRPKPGLQRQHLTAVEAVKKLTNAKVKGDFVGSTELVFEPQDIVEKGDFEFDVGTAGSVTLILQTILPLLINRNVRVTIKGGTDVPKSPPIDYIRLTFLSLLEKIGIRVNLILISRGHYPEGGGEIKITEVKGNPSSFSLLERGELLMIKGISHVSSLPSHIAERQAKSAKEFLLSKIRIPIEIEIDVRENERSKGSGIALTAIFEKTFLGSDSLGERGKRAEIVGEEAAKSIYEEIMSNATADKHMSDMLMLYASLYSGEYIGSELTSHARTNAEIIRKFLNVNIEISGEKPFIFRAKKEL, from the coding sequence ATGATTGAAATAAACGGTTCATTTGGTGAAGGGGGAGGACAAATTTTAAGAACATCTTTAACACTTTCAGCAGTAACTAAGAAACCATTCAGAATATATAAAATTAGAGCAAATAGACCAAAACCTGGTTTACAAAGACAACACCTTACAGCCGTTGAAGCAGTAAAAAAACTAACTAATGCAAAAGTAAAAGGAGACTTTGTAGGATCAACCGAATTAGTTTTTGAACCTCAAGATATAGTGGAAAAAGGAGACTTTGAATTTGACGTAGGAACTGCGGGAAGCGTAACTTTAATTCTACAAACAATACTACCATTATTAATTAATAGAAATGTAAGAGTTACTATTAAAGGAGGTACAGATGTTCCTAAATCTCCTCCAATAGATTATATACGATTAACTTTTCTCTCTTTATTAGAAAAAATCGGAATTAGAGTAAATTTAATTCTTATTAGTAGAGGACATTACCCAGAAGGAGGAGGTGAAATTAAAATTACAGAAGTAAAAGGAAACCCATCTTCATTCTCTTTGTTAGAAAGAGGAGAGTTATTAATGATCAAGGGAATTTCACATGTATCATCCTTACCTTCACATATTGCCGAAAGACAAGCTAAGTCAGCTAAAGAATTTCTCCTCTCAAAAATCAGAATCCCAATAGAAATAGAAATTGATGTCAGAGAGAATGAAAGAAGTAAAGGCTCTGGTATTGCATTAACAGCAATTTTTGAAAAAACTTTTCTTGGTTCTGACTCTTTAGGAGAAAGGGGAAAGAGAGCTGAAATAGTAGGCGAAGAAGCAGCTAAATCTATTTATGAAGAAATTATGAGCAATGCTACCGCTGATAAGCATATGAGTGATATGCTAATGCTATATGCTTCATTATATTCTGGCGAGTATATAGGTTCTGAACTCACATCACATGCAAGAACTAATGCAGAAATTATTAGAAAGTTTCTTAATGTGAATATTGAAATTTCTGGTGAAAAACCATTTATTTTTAGAGCTAAGAAGGAATTATAA